A single region of the Chloroflexota bacterium genome encodes:
- a CDS encoding DUF2298 domain-containing protein — protein sequence MTTILLDVVLWLIAIEALSLAVLPLTLRVLFALPDGGYASAKILGLILLGYAAWVTGILGITAFTGATLVAFTALLAAIAWLAWGRQLRAAWTEIRPLAIGAEVTFVVVFLIAVGIRAYNAPIAGQEKEMDFTFLHSLIKTASLPAPDLWLIGYGMPYYYFGYLTQSLLPKVLPIDPAVSYNLALATVLALAACGAFGLVAGLVKLAGGARRTTLALGALAAFALTIMGNLEAFFELIADHGLGSAAFWSALGIKGLTANVGGFPPDGGWWFRAARVIPNIQPDGITEFPYFSFLLGDLHPHYVAIPLGILILALAAHELLVARPLRGDAIRLAVAAIVLGAVIPSNTWDVPIFWGVFALALAASALRRTDESLTMRARGWDLLFVVLLAVVCYAPYRVGYVAQPLGVALVDERTMFGSLFVLFGPLIVLAFAGGIVGLLMNHEPEERGALGRWALLVGTAAGAALLVARQPTLGFLVASLIFWSSISWQRATGGGSASRVATALLTLAGLGSILIPEVVYLRDVFGTRMNTVFKFYYDAWILLALAAPLILWELGLVARSRAANAALWARPVAATAIAGSAALIGVSAIYPVAATWTKSGAFAGAATLDGMVHIRNGRTDDAAAIDWLRRLRPTVGVVEAVGNDYSDAGRFSTFAGLPTLVGWTGHELQWRGTSPEVDARKDLARRVYTDPNARSWRPELERLGIRYVVVGSMEREIYGQSAGADLGSSLPVAQRLGSTTIYEVSDRGQ from the coding sequence TTGACGACAATCTTGCTCGACGTCGTGCTGTGGCTCATCGCGATCGAGGCGCTCAGCCTCGCGGTCCTTCCCCTCACGCTTCGCGTGCTCTTCGCCCTGCCCGATGGAGGCTACGCCAGCGCCAAGATCCTCGGACTGATCCTGCTCGGGTACGCGGCCTGGGTAACGGGAATTCTCGGCATCACCGCTTTCACCGGCGCCACGCTGGTCGCCTTCACGGCCCTGCTCGCCGCCATCGCGTGGCTCGCCTGGGGGCGCCAGCTCCGGGCCGCGTGGACCGAGATTCGGCCGCTGGCGATCGGCGCCGAAGTCACCTTCGTGGTGGTGTTTCTCATCGCGGTCGGGATTCGCGCCTATAACGCGCCGATCGCCGGCCAGGAGAAGGAGATGGACTTCACCTTCCTCCACTCCTTGATCAAGACGGCGTCGCTTCCCGCCCCCGATCTCTGGCTGATCGGCTACGGCATGCCCTACTACTACTTCGGGTACCTGACGCAGTCGCTGCTGCCGAAGGTGCTCCCGATCGACCCGGCCGTCTCGTACAACCTCGCCCTCGCGACCGTTCTTGCTCTGGCCGCGTGCGGCGCGTTCGGCCTCGTCGCGGGTCTCGTGAAGCTCGCGGGCGGCGCCCGCCGCACGACGCTCGCCCTCGGGGCCCTCGCCGCCTTCGCGCTGACGATCATGGGCAACCTCGAGGCGTTCTTCGAGCTGATCGCCGACCACGGGCTGGGGAGCGCCGCGTTCTGGTCCGCGCTCGGCATCAAGGGACTCACGGCGAACGTCGGCGGCTTTCCGCCCGATGGAGGCTGGTGGTTCCGCGCCGCTCGAGTAATTCCCAACATTCAGCCCGATGGGATCACGGAATTTCCGTACTTCAGCTTCCTGCTCGGGGACCTCCACCCCCACTACGTGGCCATTCCGCTCGGCATCCTGATCCTCGCCCTCGCTGCGCACGAGCTGCTCGTCGCTCGTCCGTTGCGCGGCGATGCGATCCGGCTCGCCGTTGCCGCCATCGTTCTGGGCGCAGTCATCCCCTCGAACACGTGGGACGTTCCCATCTTTTGGGGCGTCTTCGCACTGGCGCTGGCCGCCTCGGCGTTGCGGAGGACAGACGAATCTCTCACGATGCGGGCGCGCGGCTGGGACCTGCTCTTTGTGGTCCTTCTCGCGGTGGTCTGCTATGCGCCCTACCGAGTCGGATACGTCGCCCAACCCCTCGGCGTCGCGCTGGTCGACGAGCGCACGATGTTCGGGTCGCTCTTCGTGCTCTTCGGTCCGCTCATCGTCCTGGCATTCGCCGGTGGGATCGTCGGGCTGCTGATGAATCACGAACCCGAGGAGCGCGGCGCCCTCGGCCGATGGGCGCTTCTGGTCGGGACAGCCGCGGGAGCCGCCCTCCTGGTCGCGCGCCAGCCTACGCTGGGATTTCTCGTCGCGTCGCTGATCTTCTGGTCGTCGATTTCCTGGCAGCGCGCGACCGGCGGCGGGTCAGCTTCGAGGGTCGCGACGGCCCTCCTCACCCTCGCCGGACTCGGGAGCATCCTGATACCGGAGGTGGTGTACCTCCGGGACGTCTTCGGCACGCGCATGAACACGGTGTTCAAGTTCTATTACGACGCCTGGATCCTCCTGGCGCTGGCGGCCCCGCTGATCCTTTGGGAGCTTGGCCTCGTCGCGCGATCCCGCGCTGCCAACGCCGCCCTCTGGGCGCGCCCGGTGGCGGCGACCGCGATCGCGGGCTCCGCCGCGCTGATCGGCGTCAGCGCCATCTACCCGGTGGCGGCGACCTGGACCAAGTCCGGGGCTTTTGCGGGTGCCGCGACGCTGGACGGGATGGTCCACATTCGAAACGGGCGCACCGACGACGCCGCCGCCATCGACTGGCTGCGGCGCCTGCGACCGACAGTAGGGGTCGTGGAGGCGGTCGGAAACGACTACTCGGATGCGGGCCGCTTCTCCACCTTTGCCGGGCTTCCAACCCTCGTCGGCTGGACCGGTCACGAGCTGCAGTGGCGCGGCACGTCGCCGGAGGTGGACGCGCGCAAGGATCTGGCCCGCCGGGTCTATACGGACCCGAACGCCAGGAGCTGGCGCCCCGAGCTGGAGCGGCTGGGCATTCGGTACGTCGTCGTGGGAAGCATGGAGCGCGAGATCTACGGACAATCCGCTGGCGCCGACCTGGGGAGCTCGCTCCCGGTGGCCCAGCGTCTAGGGAGCACAACGATCTATGAGGTTTCCGACCGCGGGCAATAG
- a CDS encoding flippase activity-associated protein Agl23, whose translation MVQVQEREQIEPVAPRLPSPPAAPAQPTLWRSWMPYVLIVGVAFALRMWDLGSRAMHHDESLHALYGWYLYVGRGYVHDPMMHGPFLFHLTALMYLLFGDSEVSFRFSFVLLGTAAIALTYFLRHELGRVGSVAAALMLAFGPVFMYFSRFGHNESLLLFQELLVVVGLFGWLRTRRAAYLYAAAIAYGLMFSTKMTSLMFGFIVAAFVAAAIGYETWRKGEEQPVLTAVRDVGWSRLVVCVAIVLGISVVLYTTFFTNLEGLCTAFWSPSIGSCAGKQGMLQYWLAQQGVARGSQPWFYYLLLIPLYAIVPLTLSLAAPFLAPRPRSHIFWFTAWWALASILLYSYAAEKMPWLVVHPTTPLVLLGALTVEGVARHFRRPWGLTPRQWSLVGLAVLAVAALIALASAGAGPAASALAAQSAALRKIPLLLILAALLASALAVAFRLTTRQALGALGAGALAILVVYSLHTAWQVTYKNGDIPVEMLVYVQSSPDVPYIAREVERLGNETGLRKDLPILLDGGYTENVGGQNVEHEAVSWPFEWYFRNYTAKTYYSKTLPGDFSTGKYAALLVMGTNLDPIRDQLSGYTGHKMRLNWWYPEDYKQLTWSTIPQTLLDPQERLKLLKYILYRELMNPPLGAREMWFYERNDLIGGGAGAAPSEAAASVPPGRPNAAVPEVGSVRVIGSMGRPGGVAALREPKGVATGPDGKIYVADAGSSTVTVFNPDGTVAGTWGTRGDGDGQFNEPWGIAVAPDGSVFVADTWNHRIQKFDASGRFLLKWGTGQIGSEPSRFYGPRDIAITPSGQVLVTDTGNKRIQVFDQNGVYYRSFGTEGAGLGQFREPVGIAVDAQGKVYVADTWNERIQVFDATFQPLGQYAVSGWSSQTLTNKPYLAVSSDGTVYATRPDDHSIVRVQDGLVGELALPAGTQLRQPVGIKLDRDGHLLASDSQSGTIVELDVGAGADAESSDASGQ comes from the coding sequence ATGGTCCAGGTCCAAGAGCGAGAGCAGATCGAGCCCGTAGCCCCGCGACTACCCTCTCCCCCCGCCGCACCGGCGCAGCCCACGCTCTGGCGGTCGTGGATGCCGTACGTCCTGATCGTGGGCGTCGCGTTCGCGCTGCGAATGTGGGACCTCGGCTCCCGCGCGATGCACCACGACGAGAGCCTCCACGCGCTGTACGGCTGGTACTTGTACGTCGGGCGTGGGTACGTTCACGACCCCATGATGCATGGGCCGTTCCTCTTCCACCTGACCGCGCTGATGTACCTGCTGTTCGGGGACAGCGAGGTCAGCTTCCGCTTCTCCTTCGTGCTCCTGGGAACGGCGGCGATCGCGCTGACGTACTTCCTGCGCCACGAGCTGGGCCGCGTCGGGTCCGTTGCAGCGGCCCTGATGCTGGCGTTCGGACCGGTGTTCATGTACTTCTCGCGGTTCGGCCACAACGAGTCCCTCCTCCTCTTTCAGGAGCTGCTGGTGGTCGTCGGCCTGTTTGGCTGGCTCCGGACGCGCAGGGCGGCCTATCTGTATGCGGCCGCCATTGCGTACGGCTTGATGTTCTCGACGAAGATGACGTCGCTGATGTTTGGCTTCATCGTCGCCGCCTTCGTCGCCGCCGCCATCGGTTATGAGACCTGGCGCAAGGGCGAGGAGCAGCCCGTCCTCACGGCTGTTCGCGATGTCGGGTGGTCTCGCCTCGTGGTGTGCGTCGCCATCGTGCTGGGGATCTCGGTGGTCCTCTACACCACCTTTTTCACCAACCTGGAGGGGCTCTGCACGGCGTTTTGGTCCCCGTCCATCGGCTCTTGCGCGGGGAAGCAGGGGATGCTCCAGTACTGGCTGGCGCAGCAGGGTGTGGCGCGCGGCTCCCAGCCCTGGTTCTACTATCTGCTGCTCATTCCGCTTTATGCCATCGTCCCGCTCACGCTCTCCCTTGCCGCGCCCTTCCTCGCGCCGCGTCCGCGCTCGCACATCTTCTGGTTCACGGCGTGGTGGGCGCTCGCGTCGATCCTCCTGTACTCGTACGCGGCGGAGAAGATGCCGTGGCTGGTGGTGCACCCGACGACACCGCTGGTGCTGCTGGGAGCCCTCACCGTCGAGGGCGTCGCGCGCCACTTCCGACGGCCCTGGGGGCTGACGCCACGACAGTGGTCCCTTGTCGGGCTGGCAGTCCTCGCGGTTGCCGCCCTCATCGCCCTGGCGAGCGCTGGCGCGGGGCCCGCCGCGTCGGCGCTGGCGGCGCAGTCCGCCGCCTTGCGCAAGATCCCGCTCCTCCTCATTCTCGCCGCGCTCCTCGCGTCGGCGCTCGCTGTCGCCTTCCGTCTCACGACGCGACAGGCGCTCGGCGCCCTCGGCGCAGGGGCACTCGCGATCCTCGTCGTCTATTCGCTCCACACCGCGTGGCAGGTCACGTACAAGAACGGCGACATCCCAGTCGAGATGTTGGTGTACGTCCAAAGCTCGCCCGACGTGCCCTACATTGCACGGGAGGTCGAGCGGCTCGGAAACGAGACAGGGCTTCGGAAGGACCTCCCGATCCTCCTGGACGGCGGCTACACCGAGAACGTTGGCGGCCAGAACGTCGAACACGAGGCCGTTTCTTGGCCCTTCGAATGGTATTTCCGCAACTACACGGCGAAGACGTACTATTCGAAGACCCTCCCGGGCGACTTCTCGACCGGGAAGTACGCGGCCCTCCTGGTGATGGGGACGAACCTCGACCCGATTCGCGATCAGCTCTCCGGATACACCGGGCACAAGATGCGGCTGAACTGGTGGTATCCAGAGGACTACAAGCAGCTCACGTGGAGCACCATCCCGCAAACGCTCCTGGACCCGCAGGAGCGCCTCAAGCTGCTGAAGTACATCCTGTATCGCGAGCTGATGAACCCGCCGCTCGGCGCGCGCGAGATGTGGTTCTACGAGCGCAACGATCTCATCGGCGGCGGCGCCGGAGCTGCCCCGTCCGAGGCGGCCGCCAGCGTGCCCCCAGGTCGACCGAACGCGGCGGTGCCCGAGGTGGGTAGCGTGCGCGTGATCGGCTCCATGGGCCGACCCGGCGGCGTCGCGGCGCTCCGCGAGCCAAAGGGGGTCGCGACGGGTCCGGACGGCAAGATCTATGTGGCCGACGCCGGCTCATCGACCGTCACGGTGTTCAATCCAGACGGCACGGTCGCCGGGACGTGGGGAACTCGGGGTGATGGCGATGGGCAATTCAACGAGCCGTGGGGGATCGCCGTCGCGCCGGACGGTTCGGTATTCGTCGCGGATACATGGAACCACCGAATTCAGAAGTTCGACGCGAGCGGCCGGTTCCTCCTGAAGTGGGGAACCGGGCAGATCGGCTCCGAGCCATCCCGGTTCTACGGGCCGCGCGATATCGCGATCACGCCGTCGGGACAGGTCCTGGTCACGGACACCGGAAACAAACGCATCCAGGTCTTCGACCAAAACGGCGTGTACTACCGCTCCTTCGGCACAGAGGGCGCAGGACTCGGGCAGTTCCGCGAGCCGGTTGGGATCGCCGTCGACGCGCAGGGCAAGGTCTACGTGGCCGACACGTGGAACGAGCGAATCCAGGTCTTCGACGCGACGTTCCAGCCTCTTGGCCAGTATGCCGTGAGCGGGTGGAGCAGTCAGACGCTCACCAATAAGCCATATCTCGCGGTTTCGTCCGACGGCACCGTGTACGCGACCAGGCCCGACGACCACTCCATCGTGCGCGTGCAGGACGGGCTCGTGGGCGAACTGGCGCTCCCCGCCGGTACGCAGCTCCGCCAGCCCGTTGGCATCAAGCTGGACCGCGACGGGCACCTCCTTGCGAGCGACTCGCAGAGTGGCACCATCGTCGAGCTGGACGTCGGCGCGGGTGCGGACGCCGAATCATCGGACGCGTCCGGCCAATGA
- a CDS encoding lysylphosphatidylglycerol synthase transmembrane domain-containing protein — MSAGRILRPVIGIGISVACLALLARSVPLGDVVSSLRSANLLLLIPAVPLYFLGTAVRSLRWQRLMRGYPVAFPDLFRALVIGLTLNDLLPGRLGEVARIFLVARHGVPVGTSLAAIVVERVLDGIALTVLLVVGILLSGAGDPMRNVAAASAVLFAVVTIALLWAGSVPGPSRWVGIRVIRLFPERFHGPLERAMETALSGLGAIANPTTGLVVLGLSLVAWVIEAGMYRVIMAGFALPGSMAVSMMGAAVANLATLVPSSPGYVGTFDVALKELLVDVVRATPPDAVGFTLTVHLVLIVPVVVAGLFFLWQENISIPEITRRPRRATEPPVAGR; from the coding sequence GTGAGCGCCGGGAGGATCCTACGCCCGGTCATCGGCATTGGGATCAGCGTCGCCTGCCTCGCGCTCCTCGCGCGCTCCGTGCCCCTTGGCGACGTGGTGAGCAGCCTGCGGTCCGCGAACCTGCTGCTTCTCATCCCGGCCGTTCCCCTGTACTTCCTGGGGACGGCGGTCCGGAGCCTTCGATGGCAGCGGCTCATGCGGGGCTACCCGGTCGCGTTTCCCGATCTCTTCCGCGCGCTCGTCATCGGCCTCACCTTGAACGATCTGCTCCCCGGCCGGCTCGGCGAAGTGGCGAGGATCTTTCTGGTCGCGCGCCACGGCGTGCCGGTCGGCACCTCCCTGGCCGCCATCGTCGTGGAGCGCGTACTGGACGGAATCGCCCTCACGGTGCTGCTCGTCGTCGGAATTCTGCTCTCCGGGGCAGGCGACCCCATGCGAAATGTGGCGGCGGCCTCGGCGGTGCTCTTCGCGGTGGTCACCATCGCGCTCCTTTGGGCCGGGTCCGTCCCGGGTCCATCTCGATGGGTCGGGATTCGCGTCATCCGCCTTTTCCCGGAGCGGTTTCACGGGCCGCTGGAGCGCGCCATGGAGACCGCGCTCAGCGGTCTCGGGGCGATCGCGAACCCCACGACCGGACTCGTGGTCCTCGGGCTGTCGCTCGTCGCGTGGGTGATCGAGGCCGGCATGTATCGCGTCATCATGGCCGGCTTTGCGCTGCCGGGCTCGATGGCCGTGAGCATGATGGGGGCGGCCGTGGCCAACCTCGCCACCCTCGTTCCGTCGTCCCCTGGCTACGTGGGAACATTCGACGTGGCGCTGAAGGAGCTGCTGGTGGATGTCGTCCGAGCAACGCCGCCGGACGCGGTCGGCTTTACCCTTACCGTTCATCTGGTGTTGATCGTTCCTGTCGTTGTGGCCGGACTCTTCTTTCTCTGGCAGGAGAACATCAGCATCCCGGAGATCACGCGGCGGCCACGGCGGGCGACAGAGCCGCCGGTTGCTGGCCGCTGA
- a CDS encoding UDP-glucose/GDP-mannose dehydrogenase family protein, with product MARITVVGAGYVGLVTSACFADLGNRVICIDIDADRIAALQRGRIPIFEPGLDEMVERNASAQRLAFTTDYGAGVAGAEFVFIAVGTPSGAAGEADMRYSEAAARSIAQSATGPLTIVNKSTMPIGAGDTITNIVRQELSEPYPFHVVCNPEFLREGSAIGDFFNPDRIVLGANDREAAERVADLYRPLGAPMLITDMRTAEMVKYASNAFLAAKISFINEIAGICERLGADVTQVAQGMGYDRRIGRSFLDAGLGYGGSCFPKDVRALEYMASIHGSHPQLLRAVMEINRDVRRSVIQKLRGVFGGLDGQVVGVLGLAFKPNTDDLRDAPSLEIVHLLQTEGATVRAFDPAAMDHAKRTLSNVYFASDPYDMARGCDAIVLVTEWNEFKELDMARVADVMRSRVLLDGRNIYDPDEMARRGFRYIGMGREDRHADLPVDLHVGDSAMSRTG from the coding sequence GTGGCAAGGATTACCGTGGTGGGCGCGGGATATGTGGGGCTCGTGACGAGCGCCTGTTTCGCTGACCTCGGCAACCGCGTGATCTGCATCGACATCGACGCGGACCGGATCGCGGCACTCCAGCGCGGGCGGATCCCCATCTTCGAGCCAGGGCTCGACGAGATGGTGGAGCGCAACGCATCGGCGCAGCGCCTCGCGTTTACGACCGACTACGGCGCGGGCGTCGCCGGCGCCGAGTTCGTCTTCATCGCTGTTGGCACCCCCAGCGGAGCCGCGGGCGAAGCGGACATGCGATATTCCGAGGCCGCCGCGCGGAGCATTGCGCAATCGGCAACCGGTCCTCTCACCATCGTCAACAAGAGCACCATGCCCATCGGCGCTGGTGACACCATCACGAACATCGTCCGGCAGGAGCTGTCGGAGCCGTATCCCTTCCACGTCGTCTGCAACCCCGAGTTTCTCAGGGAGGGGTCGGCCATCGGCGACTTCTTCAATCCGGATCGCATCGTTCTCGGGGCAAACGACCGGGAGGCCGCGGAGCGCGTCGCGGATCTGTACCGTCCGCTCGGGGCCCCGATGCTGATCACGGACATGCGCACGGCGGAGATGGTCAAATACGCCTCGAACGCCTTTCTCGCGGCGAAGATCTCGTTCATCAATGAGATCGCCGGCATCTGCGAGCGGCTCGGCGCCGACGTCACCCAGGTGGCCCAGGGAATGGGCTACGACCGCCGCATCGGCCGGAGCTTCCTCGACGCGGGCCTCGGCTACGGCGGCTCCTGTTTTCCGAAGGACGTTCGGGCTCTCGAATACATGGCGTCGATCCACGGCTCGCACCCACAGCTTCTCCGTGCCGTGATGGAGATCAACCGCGACGTCCGCCGCTCGGTCATCCAGAAGCTCCGCGGCGTCTTCGGGGGGCTCGACGGCCAGGTCGTGGGGGTTCTCGGGCTCGCGTTCAAGCCCAACACCGACGATCTGCGCGACGCGCCATCCCTCGAGATCGTCCACCTCCTCCAGACCGAGGGAGCGACGGTGCGCGCCTTCGATCCGGCGGCGATGGACCACGCCAAGCGCACCCTGTCCAACGTCTACTTCGCCAGCGACCCGTACGACATGGCCCGCGGATGCGACGCCATCGTCCTGGTGACCGAGTGGAACGAGTTCAAAGAGCTGGACATGGCGCGCGTGGCGGATGTGATGCGCTCGCGAGTGCTCCTGGACGGGCGAAATATCTACGATCCCGACGAGATGGCGCGCCGCGGATTCCGCTACATCGGCATGGGGCGAGAGGATCGACACGCCGATCTTCCGGTGGACCTGCACGTCGGCGACTCCGCCATGAGCCGCACCGGGTAG
- the mutS gene encoding DNA mismatch repair protein MutS — MQLAFVPPAASPIRRQYLRLKEQHPDAILFFQLGDFYETFEDDARVVSSVCDVALTSREMGRGERLPMAGVPVHAADPYIARLVERGYHIAIAEQRADGQAATAAASSSGTLVPREVTRVITPGTLVESALLTPSKSNYLAAIVVGHQRIGLAYADISTGAFACTEIDGPDAPSIARGELARLRPAECLAEVTEPIAALLPADTPCTSDQMLFSRSGAERALCQHFHVSTIAALGLDRDGASAAAASAILRYVGRTQPRALASIERLRVYDARGFMLIDPATRDHLELIRGATGQRAGSLLESLDVTRTAMGARCLAQWIGHPLLELRAIEERLDLVQGLAELRELRAEVRNVLATVPDLERLAGRAAQRLLTPREALALASGLEGASALRAILRSETANAGALAPVTDRIDPPASVVDDVRSTVIDDPPSTFGEGVIRSGRIPELDELRSSAADGRHWLVELERRERMRTGLKNLKVGYNRVFGYYLEVSTSTLGQELDYYRRQETGARTVGELLESLGYQRRQTLASVERFVIAELREHEASQARSAARMAEIEREAMEALNARIAQEAARLQSTAVAIAELDALASLAQIADERRYVRPTILQEPVTEITAGRHPVVEQALGWDAYIPSDIRIGATGPDQSGGAEAPAVLLLTGPNMAGKTTFGRMVLLVTHMGQCGFFVPAESARLGLVDRIYLRSGAGDDIAGGRSTFMVEMTETAAILRSATRRSLIFFDEVGRGTSTYDGMAIARAIVEQLANPSHACRTIFSTHYHELAALEREDGVIQNVHTEVVESRDRIAFTYRVVPGSADRSYGVHVARLAGIPEPIIQRATEELERLEREGGATTRGNSAAGPCAPAIPPVVADLTELDIDHLSPIQALTALAQLRDRARSWVEASCPSPTNASGD; from the coding sequence ATGCAGCTCGCGTTCGTGCCACCGGCTGCGAGCCCCATCCGCAGGCAGTACCTCCGCCTGAAAGAGCAGCATCCGGACGCGATCCTGTTTTTCCAGCTCGGGGACTTCTACGAGACCTTCGAGGATGATGCCCGCGTCGTGTCCTCCGTGTGCGATGTGGCGCTCACCTCGCGGGAGATGGGGCGCGGGGAGCGGCTGCCGATGGCCGGCGTGCCGGTCCACGCGGCGGATCCCTACATCGCGCGCCTGGTCGAGCGCGGATACCACATCGCCATCGCCGAGCAGCGCGCGGATGGTCAGGCCGCCACGGCGGCTGCCTCGTCGTCCGGGACCCTCGTCCCGCGGGAGGTGACGCGCGTCATCACGCCGGGCACCCTTGTCGAGAGCGCGCTTCTCACGCCGAGCAAGTCCAACTATCTCGCTGCGATCGTGGTCGGTCACCAGCGAATCGGATTGGCGTACGCGGACATCAGCACGGGCGCCTTCGCGTGCACGGAGATCGACGGACCGGACGCCCCATCCATCGCGCGCGGCGAGCTTGCCCGCCTCCGGCCGGCCGAGTGCCTCGCCGAGGTGACGGAGCCGATCGCGGCGCTCCTCCCCGCCGACACCCCCTGCACCAGCGATCAGATGCTCTTCTCGCGGTCTGGCGCGGAGCGAGCGCTGTGCCAGCATTTCCACGTATCCACCATCGCCGCGTTGGGGCTCGACCGTGATGGCGCTTCGGCGGCGGCGGCGTCCGCGATCCTTCGATACGTCGGCCGTACGCAGCCGCGGGCATTGGCAAGCATCGAGCGCCTCCGAGTCTACGATGCGCGCGGGTTCATGCTCATCGACCCGGCGACGCGCGACCACCTGGAGCTGATTCGCGGCGCGACGGGCCAGCGCGCCGGGTCCCTCCTCGAATCGCTGGACGTGACGCGGACGGCCATGGGCGCCCGATGCCTGGCGCAGTGGATCGGCCATCCCCTGCTGGAGCTTCGCGCCATCGAGGAGCGCCTCGACCTCGTCCAGGGGCTGGCCGAGCTGCGGGAGCTTCGAGCAGAGGTCCGGAACGTCCTCGCCACCGTGCCGGACCTGGAGCGGCTGGCCGGGCGCGCGGCGCAGCGGCTCCTAACTCCTCGGGAAGCTCTGGCCCTGGCGTCCGGCCTCGAGGGCGCGTCCGCGCTGCGCGCAATACTTCGGTCCGAGACAGCGAACGCGGGGGCGCTCGCGCCGGTGACGGATCGAATCGATCCGCCGGCATCCGTCGTCGACGACGTCCGGTCGACCGTGATCGACGACCCGCCCTCGACCTTCGGCGAGGGCGTGATTCGCTCCGGACGGATTCCCGAGCTGGACGAGCTGCGCTCGAGCGCTGCCGATGGTCGACACTGGCTCGTGGAGTTGGAGCGCCGCGAGCGGATGCGGACCGGCCTCAAGAACTTGAAGGTCGGCTACAACCGGGTGTTCGGGTACTACCTCGAAGTCAGCACGTCGACGCTGGGGCAGGAGCTGGACTACTACCGACGGCAGGAGACCGGCGCACGGACTGTGGGCGAGCTGCTGGAGTCACTGGGATACCAGCGGCGTCAGACTCTTGCCTCGGTGGAGCGATTCGTGATCGCCGAGCTGCGCGAGCACGAGGCGAGCCAGGCCCGATCGGCCGCCCGCATGGCCGAGATCGAGCGCGAGGCGATGGAAGCGCTCAACGCGCGCATAGCCCAGGAGGCGGCCCGCCTCCAGTCCACGGCCGTCGCCATCGCCGAGCTGGACGCGCTCGCGTCGCTGGCCCAGATCGCCGACGAGCGCCGGTACGTTCGCCCGACGATTCTCCAGGAGCCGGTGACCGAGATCACCGCGGGTCGGCACCCCGTCGTCGAGCAGGCTCTGGGATGGGACGCGTACATCCCGTCCGACATTCGGATCGGCGCGACGGGGCCGGACCAATCCGGCGGCGCCGAAGCGCCGGCCGTGCTGTTGCTGACGGGGCCGAACATGGCTGGCAAAACGACGTTCGGCAGGATGGTGTTGCTCGTCACGCACATGGGACAGTGCGGCTTCTTCGTTCCCGCCGAGTCTGCGCGCCTCGGGCTCGTCGATCGGATCTACCTGCGCTCGGGCGCGGGAGACGACATCGCGGGCGGGCGGAGCACCTTCATGGTCGAGATGACCGAGACCGCCGCCATTCTGAGGAGCGCGACGCGCCGCAGCCTGATATTCTTCGACGAGGTTGGGCGGGGGACCAGTACGTACGACGGGATGGCGATCGCTCGGGCCATCGTCGAGCAGCTCGCCAATCCCTCCCACGCCTGCCGCACCATCTTCTCAACCCACTATCACGAGCTTGCCGCCCTCGAGCGCGAGGACGGCGTGATCCAAAACGTCCACACCGAGGTCGTGGAATCCCGGGACCGCATCGCCTTCACCTACCGGGTCGTACCGGGGAGCGCCGATCGGAGCTACGGCGTGCACGTCGCGCGGCTCGCCGGGATTCCGGAGCCGATCATCCAGCGCGCGACGGAGGAGCTGGAGCGGCTCGAGCGCGAGGGTGGCGCGACGACACGCGGGAACTCGGCGGCGGGCCCGTGCGCGCCAGCCATCCCGCCCGTCGTCGCCGATCTCACCGAGCTGGATATCGACCACCTGTCGCCGATTCAAGCGCTCACAGCGCTCGCCCAGCTCCGGGACCGCGCGCGGAGCTGGGTCGAGGCCTCGTGTCCCAGTCCCACCAACGCATCCGGGGACTGA